One genomic window of Tenacibaculum tangerinum includes the following:
- a CDS encoding cell division protein FtsQ/DivIB gives MKKLATYLSFFLLLLFLGFLYGFTTLRNGAKKVKKTAIEFAAGDNNFLTHSMVDKLLIQNNEFVKNQPKRLVDLHFLEANVSANPYVEKTAVFLTVDGVLKTFIKQRKPIARIVDKDKSFYVDKYGVKIPLSTNFSARVPLVLGVGGPEEINELITLMNIVNSNSFFAKEIIAIQRDAQNEYTFTVRSGDYKIIFGEATNASEKFKKLTAFYNKAFKDKTIKNYKAINVKYHNQVVCTKQNQDGEQ, from the coding sequence ATGAAAAAATTAGCAACATACCTGTCTTTTTTCCTGCTGCTGCTGTTTTTGGGCTTTTTATATGGTTTTACAACCCTTAGAAATGGTGCGAAGAAGGTTAAAAAAACGGCAATAGAGTTTGCAGCTGGAGACAATAACTTTTTGACGCACAGTATGGTTGATAAATTGTTAATACAAAATAATGAATTTGTTAAAAATCAACCAAAAAGATTGGTAGATTTACACTTTCTAGAAGCTAATGTTTCGGCGAATCCGTATGTTGAAAAAACAGCGGTGTTTTTAACTGTAGATGGGGTGTTAAAAACCTTTATAAAGCAAAGAAAACCGATAGCTCGTATTGTTGATAAAGACAAATCTTTTTATGTTGATAAGTATGGAGTAAAAATTCCGTTATCAACAAATTTTTCAGCAAGAGTACCGTTAGTTTTAGGAGTTGGGGGGCCCGAAGAAATCAACGAATTAATAACGTTAATGAACATTGTTAATAGCAATAGTTTTTTTGCAAAAGAAATCATTGCTATTCAAAGAGACGCCCAAAACGAATATACATTTACAGTTCGTAGTGGCGATTATAAAATAATTTTTGGGGAGGCAACAAATGCTTCAGAAAAGTTTAAAAAGCTAACAGCATTTTATAACAAAGCATTTAAAGACAAAACCATAAAAAACTATAAAGCGATAAATGTAAAATACCACAACCAAGTTGTGTGCACAAAACAAAATCAAGATGGAGAACAATAA
- the ftsA gene encoding cell division protein FtsA, with the protein MENNKIAVGLDIGTTKIVAMIGRKNEYGKLEVLGIGKAKSLGVKRGVVNNITQTIQSIQQAVDEAESISGYKIENVVVGIAGQHIRSLHHSDYITREKSEEVIEANDIENLVSQVHKLVMLPGEEIIHVLPQEFKVDSQPDIKEPIGMYGGRLEANFHVVVGQVSSIRNVGRCIKSAGLNLSDITLEPLASAASVLSQEEKEAGVALIDIGGGTTDLAIFKDGIIRHTAVIPFGGNVITEDIKEGCSIIEKQAELLKIKFGSAWPGENKETEIVSIPGLRGREPKEITLKNLSKIIHARVQEIIEHVYLEIKNYGHETQKGKLIAGIVLTGGGAQLKHLRQLVEYITGMDVRIGYPNEHLAGDSEEALSSPAFATAVGLLMEGLEKHVEEKAVTKEAPEVLLEQTIEEEKEIIEEVQEEKKPKTKKSKSFFDKFTERFKEFLDNAE; encoded by the coding sequence ATGGAGAACAATAAAATTGCAGTTGGTTTAGATATTGGTACAACCAAGATTGTTGCCATGATTGGTCGTAAAAACGAATACGGTAAACTTGAGGTTTTAGGTATTGGTAAAGCAAAAAGTTTAGGTGTAAAACGTGGGGTAGTTAATAACATTACGCAAACAATACAATCGATTCAACAAGCAGTTGATGAAGCAGAAAGCATTTCAGGATACAAAATAGAAAATGTAGTTGTTGGCATAGCAGGTCAGCATATACGTAGCTTACACCATAGCGATTATATAACACGAGAAAAATCAGAAGAGGTAATAGAAGCCAATGATATCGAAAACTTAGTAAGCCAAGTGCACAAACTCGTAATGTTACCTGGCGAAGAAATTATACATGTATTACCACAAGAGTTTAAAGTAGATAGTCAACCCGATATCAAAGAACCTATCGGAATGTATGGAGGAAGATTGGAAGCAAATTTTCATGTGGTGGTAGGACAAGTTTCTTCTATTAGAAATGTAGGAAGGTGTATTAAAAGTGCCGGATTAAACCTATCAGATATTACGCTTGAACCGCTAGCATCAGCAGCATCAGTATTAAGTCAAGAAGAAAAAGAAGCTGGTGTCGCATTAATTGATATAGGAGGAGGGACTACAGATTTAGCAATATTTAAAGACGGAATTATTCGCCACACAGCCGTAATTCCTTTTGGCGGCAATGTAATTACCGAAGATATTAAAGAAGGCTGTTCAATTATTGAAAAGCAAGCAGAACTATTAAAAATTAAGTTCGGTTCGGCATGGCCAGGAGAAAATAAAGAAACAGAAATTGTTTCCATTCCAGGACTAAGAGGAAGAGAACCCAAAGAAATTACCCTTAAAAATTTATCAAAAATAATTCACGCTAGAGTTCAGGAAATTATTGAACACGTGTATTTAGAAATTAAGAATTACGGACACGAGACTCAAAAAGGAAAACTCATTGCAGGAATTGTACTAACAGGAGGAGGAGCCCAGTTAAAACACCTACGACAACTGGTAGAATACATTACTGGTATGGACGTTCGTATAGGCTATCCAAACGAGCACCTAGCAGGAGATTCAGAAGAAGCATTGTCAAGTCCTGCATTTGCCACTGCTGTAGGATTGTTAATGGAAGGGTTAGAAAAACACGTAGAAGAGAAAGCAGTAACTAAAGAAGCACCAGAGGTTTTGTTAGAACAAACCATTGAAGAAGAAAAAGAAATTATAGAAGAAGTGCAAGAAGAAAAGAAACCCAAAACGAAAAAATCTAAATCGTTTTTTGATAAGTTTACCGAGCGATTCAAAGAATTTTTAGATAACGCAGAGTAA
- the ftsZ gene encoding cell division protein FtsZ has product MGAEFDNISFDMPKTQSNAIKVIGVGGGGSNAVNHMYSKQIHGVDFVICNTDAQALENSPIPNKVQLGAHLTSGLGAGANPEIGAQAAAESMQEIQQMLSTHTKMVFITAGMGGGTGTGAAPIIAKIAKDMDILTVGIVTMPFQFEGRMRSKQAQKGIDELRDHVDSLIVINNNKLREVYGNLGFKAGFSKADEVLATAAKGIAEVITHHYKQNIDLHDAKTVLSNSGTAIMGSAKESGANRAKNAIVKALDSPLLNDNKITGAKNVLLLIVSGVNEVTLDEIGEINDYIQDEAGYDANIIMGIGEDESLEDGIAVTVVATGFAADQQGNITNTEVKKIVHTLEDEQKATYNFGDQKVQTDRAIDEPIRSTSPTKVVHVLEEESPEPISHIIPTTEAIKNIEVVYDEIEIEAISEDDFIITNIAKPKVEERKIEAQPIQQDLLFDLPLNSFEEIKPASHLVETTNEIKNIEVKAEEVTYHKVEKRYVLEDFNAKPTIGKSSTPSTKDEVEEELKFEVRSKTQEEINNIETSSEEVSPLSLTISELQKRAKERREKMKGFNYKFNDQVSKNIDEIERQPAYKRLGVDIDAGSDISKSDTALNTDNNDLLRSNNSFLHDNVD; this is encoded by the coding sequence ATGGGCGCAGAATTTGATAACATTTCATTCGACATGCCAAAAACACAATCGAATGCCATTAAAGTAATTGGTGTTGGTGGGGGAGGTAGCAATGCAGTAAACCACATGTATAGCAAACAAATTCACGGAGTAGATTTCGTAATTTGTAATACAGATGCACAAGCATTAGAAAACAGTCCGATACCTAACAAAGTGCAATTAGGGGCACACTTAACCTCTGGGTTGGGAGCAGGGGCAAATCCAGAAATAGGAGCACAGGCTGCTGCCGAGAGTATGCAGGAAATTCAACAAATGTTGAGTACACATACCAAAATGGTATTTATTACCGCAGGTATGGGAGGAGGTACTGGTACAGGTGCAGCTCCTATTATAGCTAAGATTGCGAAAGATATGGACATCTTAACGGTGGGTATCGTTACCATGCCATTTCAGTTTGAAGGAAGAATGCGCTCAAAACAAGCTCAAAAAGGAATAGATGAGCTACGTGACCATGTAGATTCGCTAATTGTTATCAACAATAACAAACTGCGCGAAGTGTATGGTAATTTAGGATTTAAAGCAGGCTTCTCTAAAGCAGACGAAGTATTAGCTACAGCTGCCAAAGGAATTGCAGAGGTAATTACACACCACTACAAGCAAAATATCGACTTACACGATGCAAAAACTGTATTGTCAAACAGTGGCACAGCCATCATGGGATCGGCAAAAGAATCGGGAGCAAATCGAGCTAAAAATGCCATTGTAAAAGCCTTAGATTCACCATTGTTAAACGATAACAAAATTACAGGAGCTAAAAATGTATTGCTATTAATCGTTTCTGGAGTGAATGAAGTTACCTTAGACGAAATAGGTGAAATTAACGACTATATTCAAGATGAAGCAGGCTACGATGCCAACATCATTATGGGTATTGGAGAAGACGAGTCGTTAGAAGACGGAATTGCTGTAACCGTTGTAGCTACAGGTTTTGCAGCTGACCAGCAAGGAAATATTACCAATACAGAAGTAAAAAAAATAGTACATACGTTAGAAGACGAACAAAAAGCAACTTATAATTTTGGTGATCAAAAAGTACAAACTGATCGAGCAATAGATGAACCTATTAGAAGTACATCGCCCACTAAAGTGGTTCATGTTTTAGAAGAAGAAAGTCCTGAACCAATATCGCATATCATTCCTACCACAGAAGCAATTAAAAATATAGAGGTAGTATATGATGAAATTGAGATAGAAGCAATCTCAGAAGACGATTTTATCATCACCAATATAGCCAAACCTAAGGTTGAAGAAAGAAAAATAGAAGCACAACCTATACAACAAGATTTGTTGTTTGATTTGCCTTTAAACTCTTTCGAAGAAATAAAACCAGCTTCTCATTTAGTTGAAACAACTAATGAGATAAAAAATATCGAAGTAAAGGCAGAAGAAGTAACGTATCATAAAGTTGAAAAACGATATGTATTAGAAGACTTTAATGCAAAGCCAACAATAGGTAAAAGTTCTACGCCATCAACTAAAGATGAGGTAGAAGAAGAATTAAAATTTGAAGTAAGGTCGAAAACCCAAGAAGAAATTAATAACATAGAAACGTCAAGTGAAGAAGTTTCTCCGTTAAGTTTAACAATTTCTGAATTGCAAAAAAGAGCAAAGGAACGACGTGAAAAAATGAAAGGATTTAACTATAAGTTCAACGATCAGGTAAGTAAAAACATTGATGAAATTGAGCGCCAACCTGCGTACAAAAGATTAGGAGTTGACATTGATGCTGGTTCAGATATTAGCAAGTCAGATACGGCATTGAATACCGATAATAATGATTTATTGCGCTCTAATAATTCATTTTTACACGATAATGTAGATTAA
- a CDS encoding GatB/YqeY domain-containing protein, giving the protein MGLQQQVMDKMKEAMKAKDTVALTALRALKSAFMLANTEAGAGDLSEAEELKIIQKQVKQRKDSAAIFKQQGREDLAEPELQEAAVLEQFLPEALSDEEIGKIVEETIDAVGAEGMKDMGKVMGIVSKKLAGQADGKTISAIVKAKLA; this is encoded by the coding sequence ATGGGTTTGCAACAACAGGTAATGGATAAAATGAAAGAAGCTATGAAAGCGAAAGATACGGTAGCTTTAACAGCTTTAAGAGCTTTAAAATCTGCTTTTATGCTGGCAAATACCGAAGCAGGAGCAGGAGATTTATCTGAAGCAGAAGAGCTAAAAATTATTCAAAAACAAGTCAAGCAACGAAAAGATAGTGCGGCGATATTTAAGCAACAAGGGCGAGAAGATTTAGCAGAACCAGAATTACAAGAAGCAGCTGTTTTAGAGCAGTTTTTACCAGAAGCGCTAAGCGATGAAGAAATAGGTAAAATTGTTGAAGAAACAATCGATGCTGTTGGAGCAGAAGGAATGAAAGACATGGGGAAAGTAATGGGAATCGTGTCTAAAAAATTAGCAGGGCAAGCAGACGGAAAAACTATTTCTGCGATTGTAAAAGCGAAATTAGCGTAA
- a CDS encoding zinc-dependent peptidase — translation MLHKLCWSYKVDMRPLFLIKYTAVFLSFVGVGINIIESFYVYFFNKPVFVHFYPIKKKLPKNKKVFLAESVAFYQKLTKKQKVYFEHRLAKFIRKYDFIERGNFEITPEMKVLIAASYIKLTFGMRKYLTSTFDKIIIYPTSFYSPITKLYHKGEFNPGLKTIVFSWEDFLLGDIVLNDNVNLGIHEFSHALTFHGRKSKDVSARIYHRLFEEITSFMDNSTNTETIRASGYFRDYALTNKLEFVAVIMEHFFETPEDLQQQFPQLYQKIQLMLNYSVV, via the coding sequence ATGTTACATAAGCTATGTTGGAGTTATAAAGTTGATATGAGACCTCTATTTTTAATAAAATATACTGCCGTTTTTTTGAGCTTTGTAGGTGTAGGAATAAATATCATAGAATCGTTCTATGTATATTTTTTTAACAAACCAGTTTTTGTTCATTTTTACCCAATAAAGAAGAAATTGCCTAAAAACAAGAAAGTGTTTTTAGCAGAAAGCGTAGCTTTTTATCAAAAGCTAACAAAAAAGCAAAAAGTATATTTCGAACACCGATTGGCAAAGTTTATAAGAAAATACGATTTTATCGAAAGAGGTAATTTTGAAATAACTCCAGAGATGAAAGTTTTAATTGCTGCATCGTATATCAAATTAACTTTCGGAATGCGAAAATACCTAACCAGTACATTCGATAAGATTATTATTTACCCAACCAGTTTTTACTCGCCCATTACCAAATTGTATCATAAAGGAGAGTTTAACCCTGGTTTGAAAACAATTGTGTTTTCTTGGGAAGATTTTTTATTAGGAGATATTGTACTAAACGATAATGTAAACTTAGGCATTCACGAATTTTCGCATGCGTTAACTTTTCATGGAAGAAAATCGAAAGATGTAAGTGCCCGAATTTATCATCGATTATTTGAAGAAATAACCAGTTTTATGGATAATAGCACAAATACGGAAACAATTAGAGCGTCAGGTTATTTTAGAGACTATGCACTGACAAATAAATTAGAATTTGTTGCTGTAATCATGGAGCATTTTTTTGAAACCCCCGAAGACCTACAGCAACAATTTCCGCAATTATATCAAAAGATTCAACTGATGTTGAATTATTCTGTAGTATAA
- a CDS encoding tetratricopeptide repeat protein — protein MNFKKNYILFLLSFFLLIAGIKAQDKKIDSLKIKLDHHRIKDTTRFNILYDLAYANFRKDLDSTTFYLEKAEKLSDSLNYTKGKARVFFAKGRLENMKANYTKSLTFFKKSLTYFKAIQDTKRIADVYVAFGITNSDLSQYDDAIENFKKATEIYKDLGNKKEIVTCLINTANVYSELGSYKGAIANYKEALILCKAINDEDHISYVSINLGVVYSRQGNYPLAIKSYTESLTYEEKRENKLGIANSLFNLADTYTSIRRYDKALEYHKKSLKLLENTEYKVLINLNYSNIGSIYMYKKDYTKALEYFNRSLKTSQEIGNFRKVATDFINIGNIYLQENKSLIARKNYSKARDISKQINNKRILSFSLLGISETFLQDKQYKKALSNALEGQQLAKELDLLESQKTASDILSEVYQHMGQYKKALESHQEFKKLNDSLFNKENIEKITQIEYDYKYKQALDSASIRELKLTKTVLDTSQNLKKSQRNLLFGIVAFLITTLVLGIVILSLKLRNEKSKTQNVIIEQKLLRSQMTPHFIFNSLSVLQGMILNKEQKKSVSYVSKFSKLLRTILENSRDRTVLFSEELIAIENYLALQNLENQLYTYTISVEDTIDTSLFKIPPMLIQPFVENAVEHAFINVTGDRIINIELTYSNQELICMITDNGVGIDYLMEDKNQDKKSLSTTITAERLQLLSKDFKKKGSVVIEDRKKYNERGTIVTLIIPYIIIQSSENINS, from the coding sequence ATGAATTTCAAAAAAAACTATATTCTTTTTTTACTAAGCTTTTTCCTTTTAATTGCAGGAATAAAGGCACAAGATAAAAAAATAGATAGTTTGAAAATAAAGTTAGATCATCATAGAATTAAGGATACTACACGATTTAATATATTGTATGATTTAGCCTATGCTAATTTTCGAAAAGATTTAGATAGCACTACATTCTATCTTGAAAAAGCTGAAAAATTAAGCGATTCTTTAAATTATACTAAAGGAAAAGCCCGAGTATTTTTTGCCAAGGGAAGGCTAGAAAACATGAAAGCTAATTATACAAAAAGTTTAACCTTTTTTAAAAAATCACTAACGTATTTTAAAGCCATTCAAGATACAAAGAGAATTGCAGATGTTTATGTAGCTTTTGGTATTACAAATAGTGATTTATCACAGTACGATGATGCCATAGAGAATTTCAAAAAAGCTACAGAAATTTATAAAGATTTAGGAAACAAAAAAGAAATAGTTACCTGTTTAATAAATACGGCAAATGTATATTCTGAACTTGGAAGTTATAAGGGTGCCATTGCTAATTACAAAGAGGCTTTAATTTTATGTAAAGCTATTAATGATGAAGATCACATTTCTTATGTTTCTATTAACTTAGGTGTTGTATACTCAAGGCAAGGTAATTATCCATTAGCTATTAAAAGCTATACTGAGAGCTTGACCTATGAAGAAAAAAGGGAAAACAAATTAGGTATAGCAAATAGCCTTTTCAATTTAGCAGACACCTATACTTCGATTAGAAGGTATGATAAAGCATTAGAATATCATAAAAAATCATTAAAGCTCTTAGAAAACACCGAATACAAGGTTCTTATAAATCTTAATTATAGTAACATCGGAAGTATATATATGTATAAAAAAGATTACACAAAAGCTCTTGAATATTTTAACAGATCACTAAAGACAAGTCAAGAGATTGGTAATTTTAGGAAAGTTGCCACTGACTTTATTAACATTGGAAATATATATTTACAAGAAAATAAGTCATTAATTGCTCGTAAAAATTATAGCAAAGCCAGAGACATAAGTAAACAAATAAATAACAAACGTATTTTATCTTTTAGTCTTTTAGGAATTTCGGAAACCTTTTTACAAGATAAGCAGTATAAAAAAGCGCTTTCGAATGCTTTAGAGGGGCAACAACTTGCTAAAGAATTAGACTTATTAGAATCTCAAAAAACAGCTTCAGATATACTTTCTGAAGTTTATCAACATATGGGGCAATACAAAAAAGCCTTAGAAAGTCATCAAGAGTTTAAAAAGTTAAACGATAGTTTGTTTAATAAAGAAAATATTGAAAAAATTACTCAAATAGAATACGATTACAAATACAAACAAGCCTTAGATTCTGCTAGTATTCGAGAATTAAAACTAACAAAAACAGTACTTGATACTTCTCAAAACTTAAAAAAGTCACAACGTAATTTATTGTTTGGTATCGTTGCTTTTTTAATAACAACCTTGGTTTTAGGAATTGTCATTTTATCTTTAAAACTGAGAAACGAAAAATCAAAAACACAAAATGTAATTATTGAACAAAAATTACTACGCTCGCAAATGACACCGCATTTTATATTCAATTCCCTTTCGGTTTTACAAGGCATGATTTTAAACAAAGAGCAGAAAAAATCGGTTTCTTATGTATCTAAGTTTTCCAAATTATTGCGTACTATTTTAGAAAACTCGAGAGACCGAACTGTACTTTTCTCTGAAGAATTGATAGCAATTGAAAATTATTTAGCACTTCAAAATCTAGAAAACCAGTTGTATACCTATACTATTTCCGTAGAAGACACAATTGATACTTCACTGTTTAAAATTCCACCAATGCTTATTCAACCCTTTGTTGAAAACGCTGTAGAACACGCCTTTATAAATGTAACAGGCGATAGAATTATTAACATTGAGCTGACCTATTCAAATCAAGAATTAATCTGTATGATAACAGACAACGGTGTAGGTATCGACTATTTGATGGAGGATAAAAATCAAGATAAAAAATCACTATCAACCACGATTACGGCAGAACGCTTACAACTACTGTCGAAAGACTTTAAAAAGAAAGGATCCGTAGTTATTGAAGATAGAAAGAAATATAATGAACGTGGAACTATTGTTACATTGATAATTCCATATATAATAATTCAAAGTAGTGAAAACATTAATAGTTGA
- a CDS encoding LytR/AlgR family response regulator transcription factor translates to MKTLIVEDKEYIRKALCNLLELLDTEITVLGECESVKDATVVANACRPELVFLDINLTDGTGFDFLAQTEHLTFKVVFITAYEEHALRALKFGAVDYLLKPVDIDELKVAIQKVTQLPISQHKKQVQIAKQAWNNEDSKLILSLHDSFQVIDLNELLFCESDKGYTTFYCSDNKKYMVSKTLKEFEERLSKANFTRPHQSYMVNLKFIDKYDKTGVIHLKCGKKIPVSSRKKEHFLNIFLNWTNN, encoded by the coding sequence GTGAAAACATTAATAGTTGAAGACAAAGAATATATTCGTAAAGCATTGTGCAACCTATTAGAATTACTTGATACAGAAATAACAGTATTGGGAGAATGTGAATCGGTAAAAGATGCCACAGTAGTTGCTAATGCTTGCAGGCCCGAGTTGGTTTTTTTAGATATCAACCTAACCGATGGTACTGGATTTGATTTTTTAGCACAAACTGAACATCTTACCTTTAAGGTTGTTTTCATTACCGCTTATGAAGAACATGCATTACGCGCTTTAAAATTTGGTGCCGTCGATTATTTACTTAAACCCGTCGATATCGATGAATTAAAAGTAGCCATACAAAAAGTTACGCAATTACCCATAAGTCAACATAAAAAGCAAGTACAAATTGCAAAACAGGCTTGGAACAATGAGGATTCAAAATTAATTTTATCCTTGCATGACAGTTTTCAAGTAATTGATTTAAACGAATTGCTATTTTGTGAATCAGACAAGGGGTACACTACATTTTATTGTAGTGACAATAAAAAATATATGGTTTCAAAAACTTTAAAAGAATTTGAAGAGCGTCTTTCTAAGGCTAATTTTACGCGCCCGCATCAATCTTACATGGTTAACTTAAAATTCATAGATAAATATGATAAAACCGGAGTTATTCATTTAAAATGTGGTAAGAAAATACCTGTTTCTTCTCGGAAAAAAGAACATTTTTTAAATATTTTTTTAAACTGGACAAATAATTAA
- a CDS encoding FG-GAP repeat domain-containing protein — translation MCIIAFSSCEQQIIELDSNSLNTEHKQRKELPEHKQVQEKIPPERKPLSKEEYEQIVISFQAKSEFSLNYNKDCLNYNFSACVPPGADIYDFVLFKDGNQYAYVGTTYGPSNNCLDFSQYDLPDGTYTVKAYIYIWDYVNGNGYLGWWTAPTPSITISNNYNSWTTANNGDDGWYVGDFNGDGRDDIFRYVPGTSGADVFLSTGNSFVQSGSWTGAGNGDDGWYVGDFNGDGKDDIFRYVPGTSGADVFLSTGSSFVQSGSWTGAGNGDDGWYVGDFNGDGRDDIFRYVPGTSGADVFLSTGSSFVQSGSWTGAHNGNAGWYVGDFNGDGKDDIFRYVPGTSGADVFLSTGNSFVQSGSWTGAGNGDDGWYVGDFNGDGKDDIFRYVPGTSGADVFLSTGSSFVQSGSWTGAGNGTDRWYIGSFNGDGKDDIFRYIPCETGADMFLSTGSAFMN, via the coding sequence TTGTGCATTATTGCTTTCAGTAGTTGTGAACAACAAATTATTGAATTAGATTCAAACTCTTTAAACACTGAACATAAACAAAGAAAAGAACTTCCTGAACATAAACAGGTACAAGAAAAAATACCGCCTGAGAGAAAACCTTTATCAAAAGAAGAATATGAGCAAATCGTTATTTCATTTCAAGCAAAAAGTGAATTTAGTTTGAATTACAATAAAGATTGTTTAAATTATAATTTTTCAGCCTGTGTTCCACCAGGTGCAGATATATACGATTTTGTTTTATTTAAAGATGGTAATCAATATGCTTATGTAGGAACAACGTATGGACCATCTAATAATTGTTTAGATTTTTCTCAATATGATTTACCAGATGGCACTTATACAGTTAAGGCCTACATATATATATGGGATTATGTTAATGGAAATGGTTACCTCGGATGGTGGACAGCACCAACTCCTAGTATAACTATAAGCAATAATTACAATTCTTGGACAACTGCCAACAATGGAGATGATGGATGGTATGTAGGAGATTTTAATGGAGATGGTAGAGATGATATCTTTAGATATGTTCCAGGTACTAGTGGAGCTGATGTATTCTTATCTACAGGAAATAGTTTTGTTCAGTCTGGAAGTTGGACAGGAGCTGGTAATGGAGATGATGGATGGTATGTAGGAGATTTTAATGGAGATGGTAAAGATGATATCTTTAGATATGTTCCAGGTACTAGTGGAGCTGACGTATTTTTATCTACTGGAAGTAGTTTTGTTCAGTCTGGAAGTTGGACAGGAGCTGGTAATGGAGATGATGGATGGTATGTAGGAGATTTTAATGGAGATGGTAGAGATGATATCTTTAGATATGTTCCAGGTACTAGTGGAGCTGACGTATTTTTATCTACTGGAAGTAGTTTTGTTCAGTCTGGAAGTTGGACAGGAGCTCATAATGGAAATGCAGGATGGTATGTAGGAGATTTTAATGGAGATGGTAAAGATGATATCTTTAGATATGTTCCAGGTACTAGTGGAGCTGATGTATTCTTATCTACAGGAAATAGTTTTGTTCAGTCTGGAAGTTGGACAGGAGCTGGTAATGGAGATGATGGATGGTATGTAGGAGATTTTAATGGAGATGGTAAAGATGATATCTTTAGATATGTTCCAGGTACTAGTGGAGCTGACGTATTTTTATCTACTGGAAGTAGTTTTGTTCAGTCTGGAAGTTGGACAGGAGCTGGTAATGGAACTGATAGATGGTACATTGGGAGTTTTAATGGAGATGGTAAAGATGATATTTTCAGATATATCCCTTGTGAAACAGGAGCAGATATGTTTCTTTCTACAGGTTCAGCTTTTATGAATTAA
- a CDS encoding IS982 family transposase, with the protein MISDFKITEFFCLIDDFCTEINQVIDKNALETCSKIVRRRKPKLTQSEIITIMVLFHFSGFRCFKHFYIEYVSKHLSKEFPDLVSYNRFVELKKRCSVPMILFLQMHCLGQCTGISFLDSTTIKVCHYKREKQNKVFKNTAKKGKGTMGWFFGFKLHIIINEKGDIVDFLITQGNIDDRQPLKDKAFHNRVFGKIFADRGYVGKELFEQLFVDGIHLVTKIRKNMKNTLMHIYDKIMLRKRAVIESVNDILKNVCQIEHTRHRSFDNFILNLVAGLIAYSFYPTKPNINIDNLQRIG; encoded by the coding sequence ATGATTTCTGATTTTAAAATTACTGAATTTTTCTGTTTAATTGATGATTTTTGTACCGAAATTAATCAAGTTATTGATAAAAATGCTTTAGAAACCTGTTCAAAGATAGTTAGACGAAGAAAGCCTAAACTCACCCAAAGTGAAATAATCACAATTATGGTGCTTTTCCATTTTAGTGGTTTTAGGTGTTTTAAACACTTTTATATCGAATATGTTAGCAAACACTTGTCAAAAGAATTTCCAGATTTAGTTTCCTATAACCGATTTGTAGAATTGAAAAAGCGTTGTTCAGTGCCTATGATACTGTTTCTTCAAATGCACTGTTTAGGTCAATGTACAGGGATCTCCTTTTTAGATTCTACCACTATTAAAGTATGTCATTATAAAAGAGAAAAGCAGAACAAAGTTTTTAAAAACACCGCAAAAAAAGGGAAAGGAACCATGGGGTGGTTCTTTGGTTTTAAACTTCATATTATTATCAATGAAAAGGGCGATATCGTTGACTTTTTAATTACGCAAGGTAATATAGATGACAGGCAACCACTTAAAGATAAAGCCTTTCATAATCGTGTGTTCGGAAAAATATTTGCCGACAGAGGGTATGTAGGTAAAGAACTGTTTGAACAGCTTTTTGTAGATGGAATACATTTGGTTACAAAAATTAGAAAGAATATGAAAAATACTCTTATGCATATCTATGATAAAATTATGCTTAGAAAAAGGGCTGTTATTGAAAGTGTGAATGATATTTTGAAAAACGTATGTCAAATAGAGCACACAAGACACAGAAGCTTCGATAACTTTATCTTAAATTTAGTCGCAGGGTTAATCGCTTATTCGTTTTATCCAACTAAACCTAATATCAATATCGATAACTTACAAAGAATAGGATAA
- a CDS encoding YgaP family membrane protein, producing MKNRIVRGIAGAFILISLILAIKVNINWLWFTAFVGANLLQSSLTKWCLLDDILTKVFKVKE from the coding sequence ATGAAAAATAGAATTGTACGTGGTATTGCAGGAGCATTTATCCTCATCAGTTTAATCTTAGCTATTAAAGTAAATATCAATTGGTTGTGGTTTACTGCTTTTGTTGGTGCTAACTTATTACAATCATCGTTAACCAAATGGTGTTTACTTGATGATATTTTAACCAAGGTTTTTAAGGTAAAAGAGTAA